One region of Armigeres subalbatus isolate Guangzhou_Male chromosome 3, GZ_Asu_2, whole genome shotgun sequence genomic DNA includes:
- the LOC134221926 gene encoding uncharacterized protein LOC134221926, with amino-acid sequence MRQKFYVSSLRVLVRGVTRRCTFCKIQRAEPKSPGMAPLPVARITPYERSFSQVGIGYFGTFAIKVQRSNVKRWVGLFTCLVTRAVLLEVVASLSTESCKLALRRFIDRRGVPTEIYTDNGTNFQGTCRELTKQMTTVNTGLAETFTDANTKWSFIPPASPHMGGAWERMVRSVKAAMDGIRHLRAPTEEVFQTLCTEAESMVNSRPLTYIPLDGSDQEALTPNHFLLLSSSGWIREYLPTITRRTKWFEDVQPIAEGSLVFIVNEKERNSWVRGKVVKLISGADGRIRQADVQVATGGVLRRAVAKLAVLDVLQSGKAARAGHPYGSGNVSTGNTDGHMAMCAIDGGNQDHP; translated from the exons ATGAGGCAGAAATTCTATGTATCAAGCTTGCGTGTGCTGGTGCGTGGCGTAACAAGGCGTTGTACATTTTGCAAGATTCAAAGAGCCGAACCGAAGAGTCCAGGAATGGCTCCTCTTCCTGTGGCGCGAATAACTCCGTATGAACGGTCATTCTCCCAAGTAGGCATCGGTTATTTTGGAACATTCGCCATCAAGGTTCAACGAAGCAACGTAAAAAGGTGGGTAGGCTTGTTTACATGCCTGGTTACCCGCGCAGTGCTTTTAGAAGTAGTGGCGTCATTGTCCACGGAATCGTGCAAGTTAGCATTGCGGCGGTTTATAGATCGACGGGGTGTGCCAACTGAAATCTACACCGATAATGGGACAAATTTTCAAGGAACGTGTCGAGAGTTAACCAAGCAAATGACCACTGTGAATACAGGGTTAGCGGAGACGTTTACCGATGCCAACACCAAGTGGTCGTTCATTCCGCCGGCCTCTCCACATATGGGAGGAGCGTGGGAGCGCATGGTGCGATCTGTCAAGGCAGCTATGGATGGAATACGTCATCTGCGGGCGCCCACTGAGGAAGTATTCCAAACACTGTGTACAGAAGCTGAATCAATGGTGAATTCTAGACCTCTAACATACATACCGCTGGATGGCTCGGACCAAGAAGCCTTAACTCCCAACCATTTTCTTTTGTTGAGTTCTTCGGG GTGGATTCGCGAGTATCTACCTACCATCACCAGGAGAACAAAATGGTTCGAGGACGTTCAACCGATAGCAGAAGGCTCGCTGGTGTTCATCGTAAACGAAAAGGAACGTAATAGCTGGGTACGAGGTAAAGTGGTTAAGCTGATTTCCGGAGCAGATGGACGAATCAGACAAGCTGATGTGCAAGTGGCTACAGGAGGAGTTCTGCGACGAGCAGTAGCGAAGTTAGCAGTGCTAGATGTGCTGCAAAGTGGTAAGGCTGCCAGAGCCGGGCATCCTTACGGGTCGGGGAATGTAAGCACTGGCAACACGGACGGTCACATGGCTATGTGTGCAATAGATGGTGGCAATCAGGATCACCCTTAG
- the LOC134219712 gene encoding uncharacterized protein LOC134219712, translating to MPFKIVQTVEKGELCLSVVPSKWEEDGILHWPKKSVVARLCHDENSVPESNWEKLNCVLKRQNLTYAGAYQELERMESIPDTEADENEVVQPKTKKARRKDVQKKPSNVVKDFNQFLTNPETAKDEFCVEYAMENDEEDSTMNPADMVVYEEEYVTENIVETTNSGNEKSLLNAEIECNENLPDKSEDRVDQQEVNNATLAEIVANQIAIQNNQLKMMMSLAQLITSMDILTKKVLVIEKHVQAETHVSISNVPFKPVTSIEELDRLEAELKNEDYMKRTIGKLSTVCGTSGKADGLDSAYRLIDCVITREMINMCSWTGMARDSTEAAMNLPSGSNEPEASASKIPLKFYIKFREMFLTVIRLADHDFSEASCEKFFKVIMKNSKQRLSSKLLSTHKNRPKNLKYGAQKDNSDLDN from the exons ATGCCATTTAAAATAGTGCAAACCGTGGAAAAAGGTGAATTATGTCTCAGTGTTGTGCCATCGAAATGGGAAGAGGACGGCATTCTTCATTGGCCCAAAAAATCGGTAGTTGCTAGACTGTGTCACGATGAGAATTCCGTTCCTGAATCCAACTGGGAAAAGTTGAATTGCGTGCTTAAACGCCAGAACCTGACCTATGCTGGAGCCTATCAGGAGTTGGAAAGAATGGAATCGATCCCCGATACGGAAGCGGACGAAAATGAGGTTGTGCAACCAAAGACGAAGAAAGCTCGACGTAAGGATGTTCAGAAAAAGCCTTCGAATGTCGTAAAGGATTTTAACCAATTTCTAACCAATCCGGAAACCGCTAAGGACGAATTCTGTGTGGAATATGCGATGGAAAATGACGAGGAGGATAGTACGATGAATCCAGCTGATATG gtTGTTTACGAGGAGGAATATGTCACGGAGAATATTGTGGAGACTACAAATTCCGGTAATGAAAAATCCCTGCTGAATGCGGAAATAGAATGCAATGAAAATTTGCCGGATAAGTCTGAGGACAGAGTCGATCAACAGGAAGTCAATAATGCAACATTGGCGGAAATTGTTGCTAACCAAATTGCAATCCAGAATAATCAATTGAAAATGATGATGAGCTTGGCGCAACTTATAACGTCCATGGACATTTTGACGAAGAAAGTGCTTGTAATCGAAAAACATGTACAGGCCGAAACTCACGTTTCCATCAGTAATGTGCCATTTAAACCAGTAACTTCCATCGAAGAATTGGATCGCCTAGAAGCGGAGCTGAAAAATGAAGACTACATGAAACGAACTATCGGAAAACTGAGTACTGTTtgtggaacttctggaaaagCTGATGGCTTGGATTCAGCATACAGGCTAATTGACTGTGTGATTACAAGGGAGATGATTAATATGTGTTCATGGACAGGGATGGCACGCGATAGCACAGAAGCTGCAATGAATCTACCGAGTGGTTCCAACGAGCCAGAGGCGAGTGCATCGAAGATTCCTCTAAAGTTCTACATAAAGTTTCGCGAAATGTTCTTGACAGTAATAAGGCTAGCTGATCATGACTTCTCAGAAGCATCGTGCGAAAAGTTTTTCAAGGTTATTATGAAAAACAGCAAGCAACGGCTGTCTTCGAAACTGTTGTCCACGCACAAAAACCGTCCGAAAAACCTGAAATACGGAGCGCAAAAGGATAACTCCGATCTCGATAATTAA
- the LOC134221927 gene encoding uncharacterized protein LOC134221927 — MHGAVLWQSLDFYPLVQVMRQTNEQFSGILTKIGNGERMSSEEIELIESRFRTEEWCRQHVPRGIRLFHRNADVERYNSVALMDREAVECTADDLYSGYKDNSQLASARTKVHKMSVVETGGLPYLLRLVLGTPYMLTTNVDVEDGIVNGAIGELMHVEYNEGNPQQQAITRLWMAFENESIGKMLDSIVKRSANVTLNGGVKCKRVQFPVVSACALTVHKSQGGTFSEVVYNYDKGQEQQLVYVGLSRVTSIDGLYLTNASNSFRFHHGKGSMTPRMNDLRTELERLSNHRMRTITDDIMEAITANRLACTLMSINVQSLNAHSSDIATDRVLTAVDLLAMSETWLDNGTTTNINGYLCVCQEKRDGTRAGGVAIFERAGSSTMAVSHAITKLNESYDPALSVADEYGDCCAAEVSIMETRTLLFAVYISPGTTLKQKKYFLVRNLIKYTHVAMPVVVSGDFNIDVTKEENRDFIWFMKQFLYLDCASDPTIATTLGGTCLDLTFTRNVSVECRRYCTYFSYHRPILSILAVSREPMPSQ, encoded by the exons ATGCATGGCGCCGTTTTATGGCAATCTCTCGACTTCTACCCATTGGTTCAAGTTATGCGACAAACCAACGAGCAGTTCTCCGGCATTCTCACAAAAATTGGCAACGGTGAGCGGATGTCGTCTGAGGAAATCGAGCTTATTGAAAGCAGGTTCCGTACGGAGGAGTGGTGTCGGCAGCATGTCCCTCGAGGGATCCGGTTATTCCATCGGAACGCTGATGTCGAACGGTATAACTCTGTGGCGTTGATGGATCGAGAGGCTGTCGAATGTACTGCAGATGACCTATACTCTGGTTATAAGGACAATTCCCAGCTGGCCAGTGCTCGCACAAAGGTGCATAAGATGAGTGTAGTAGAGACTGGTGGCTTACCGTATCTGTTGCGTCTTGTTCTTGGTACACCTTATATGCTGACCACCAACGTGGATGTCGAAGATGGCATCGTGAACGGAGCGATCGGAGAGCTCATGCATGTTGAGTACAACGAAGGAAATCCGCAGCAACAGGCAATCACGAGGCTTTGGATGGCATTCGAAAATGAGTCCATTGGGAAGAT GCTGGACTCAATCGTCAAACGATCGGCGAACGTAACCCTTAACGGTGGTGTTAAGTGCAAAAGAGTTCAGTTTCCCGTTGTAAGTGCGTGTGCCCTCACAGTCCATAAGTCCCAGGGAGGCACATTCTCGGAAGTCGTATATAATTACGATAAGGGTCAGGAACAGCAGCTAGTTTACGTTGGTCTTTCCAGGGTTACATCAATCGACGGATTGTATCTGACGAATGCCAGTAACTCATTCCGGTTCCACCACGGAAAGGGTTCTATGACCCCTAGAATGAACGACCTTCGGACGGAACTTGAACGTTTGAGTAACCATCGTATGCGCACCATTACAGACGATATCATGGAAGCTATAACCGCAAACAGGTTGGCTTGTACGTTGATGAGCATCAATGTACAAAGTTTGAATGCACACTCGTCGGACATTGCAACAGATCGGGTGCTTACCGCcgttgatttgcttgcaatgaGCGAAACTTGGCTTGACAACGGCACAACCACAAACATCAATGGATACCTTTGTGTTTGTCAAGAGAAGCGTGACGGAACAAGAGCGGGAGGAGTGGCAATATTTGAACGTGCTGGTTCGTCAACTATGGCCGTTTCTCACGCCATTACGAAGCTCAATGAAAGCTATGACCCAGCATTGAGTGTAGCAGACGAATATGGGGACTGCTGTGCTGCAGAGGTTTCGATCATGGAAACCCGCACGTTACTGTTTGCGGTATATATTTCACCAG GCACCACCCTGAAGCAAAAGAAATATTTCTTAGTGCGCAACCTCATAAAGTACACCCATGTTGCCATGCCCGTGGTAGTGTCGGGAGACTTTAATATTGATGTGACGAAAGAGGAGAACAGAGATTTCATCTGGTTCATGAAGCAGTTTCTCTATCTGGATTGTGCTTCGGATCCAACTATAGCGACTACTCTGGGTGGCACATGTCTCGATCTAACGTTCACCCGGAACGTAAGTGTGGAATGCAGGAGATACTGCACGTACTTCTCCTACCACCGGCCTATTTTGTCGATTCTTGCGGTGTCCCGAg AACCGATGCCATCCCAGTGA